One segment of Meriones unguiculatus strain TT.TT164.6M chromosome 3, Bangor_MerUng_6.1, whole genome shotgun sequence DNA contains the following:
- the LOC132652866 gene encoding LOW QUALITY PROTEIN: uncharacterized protein LOC132652866 (The sequence of the model RefSeq protein was modified relative to this genomic sequence to represent the inferred CDS: substituted 1 base at 1 genomic stop codon) yields the protein MGQTITTPKSLTLQHFKEVRDIAHNLSVEVRKGKWDIFCSSEWPTFDVGWPRDGTFNLDIILQVKAKVMNPGPHGHPDQVPYIITWESLVKDPPPWVKPFLPPPCPKPIHSAPPLPPPLVPTPVNSTLYPVLTKPTPEKDPSHKKTPPVLPADDGPLLDLMTEQPPPYRGPNPAQEPGEATARGGPQGEPPSSPVAGRLRGRREVTPDSTSQALPLRMGPDSQLQYWPFSASDLYNWKNNNPAFSKDPSRLTALIESILVTHQPTWDDCQQLLQTLLTTEEKQRVVIEARKNVPGDDGQPTQLPHRIDAAFPLERPDWDFSTERGRERLRQYRQLLMAGLRGAAKRPTNLAQVKLVTQKSEESPSAFLERLKEAYRVYTPYDPDSPDQATNLAMSFIWQSAPDIRRKLERLDNLRENTVQDLLKEAERIYNKRETQEERDERLKREAEERENDRERKRNKEFSRLLATVVTEQRQSRQDLGGRRGPRLDKDQCAYCKERGHWARDCSKKPKGHQKGPQRPKPQTNLLNLEDXGCRGQEPPPEPRMTLNVGGQPVTFLVDTGAQHSVLTTSPGPLTDKSAWVQGATGGKRYRWTTERKVQLATGKVTHSFLHVPDCPYPLLGRDLLMKLRAQIHFEGTKAHITGPQGQPLHVLTMHLQDEYRLHEPEKPESQDVTSWLEKFPLAWAETGGMGLAIHQPPLVIALKASATPVSIKQYPMSHEAYQGIRPHIQRLLDQGILVPCQSPWNTPLLPVKKPGTGDYRPVQDLREVNKRVEDIHPTVPNPYNLLTGLPPRYVWYTVLDLKDAFFCLRLHPKSQSLFAFEWKDPELGISGQLTWTRLPQGFKNSPTLFDEALHRDLADFRVHHPTLILLQYVDDLLLAAETEKECKEGTEALLRTLEILGYRASAKKAQICQRQVTYLGYQIKNGQRWLTEARKQTILGIPEPKNPRQLREFLGTAGFCRLWIPGFAEMAAPLYPLTKQGTLFTWGDEQQRAYASIKEALLTSPALGLPDLNKPFELFVDERQGYARGVLTQGLLYLSKKLDPVASGWPPCLRMVAAIALLLKDSGKLTMGQPVTILAPHAVEALVKQPPGRWLSNARMTHYQALLLDTERVQFGPVVALNPATLLPLPEGPEVHDCLQILTEVHGTRPDLTDQPLSEADFTWFTDGSSFLDNGERRAGAAVTTETEVIWAKALPPGTSAQRAELIALTQALRMAEGKKLNVYTDSRYAFATAHIHGEIYRRRGLLTSEGKEIKNKTEILALLEALFLPSRLSIIHCPGHQKGDSLEARGNRLADMTAREVAMQGNSEAPRLMAIDLAMAEAHSVQKPSFHFHYTEEDQNLLKGMGATYNPTTRLWTLNERPVWPLQQTRDLIKYLHQLTHLSSKKMKTLLDREENAHYLLGKDKILQEVAEECTACARVNASCNKIGAGVRVRGHRPGTHWEIDFTEVKPGLYGYRYLLVFIDTFSGWAEAYPTKHETARVVTKKLLEEIFPRYGMPQVLGSDNGPAFVSQVSQSVATLLGIDWKLHCAYRPQSSGQVERMNRTIKETLTKLTLATGAKDWVSLLPLALYRARNTPGPHGLTPFEILYGAPPPAAHFFDSGIASFADTPSLQAHLQALQLVQREVWKPLAAAYREQLSQPAVPHKFQIGDVVWVRRHQTRNLEPRWKGPYTVLLTTPTALKVDGISAWVHASHVKAATPEQPPDASDSGTRWKLHRTQNPLKIRLTRGGKP from the coding sequence ATGGGACAAACTATCACCACCCCCAAAAGTTTAACTTTGCAGCACTTCAAGGAAGTCCGTGACATCGCCCACAATCTCTCGGTGGAAGTGCGGAAAGGAAAGTGGGACATCTTCTGCTCATCTGAATGGCCCACCTTTGACGTGGGCTGGCCACGAGATGGCACCTTTAACCTAGATATTATTTTGCAGGTGAAGGCCAAAGTCATGAATCCTGGGCCCCATGGGCATCCAGACCAAGTCCCTTATATCATCACGTGGGAATCTCTGGTCAAGGACCCCCCACCGTGGGTGAAGCCCTTCTTGCCTCCCCCTTGCCCAAAACCCATTCATTCTGCCCCCCCTCTCCCGCCTCCATTAGTTCCTACCCCAGTTAACTCCACCCTTTACCCAGTCCTTACGAAACCTACTCCAGAAAAGGACCCTAGCCACAAGAAGACACCCCCAGTCCTGCCGGCGGATGATGGCCCCCTACTGGACCTGATGACCGAACAACCCCCTCCTTACAGGGGCCCAAACCCGGCACAGGAACCAGGGGAGGCAACCGCCAGAGGGggaccccagggagagccccCCTCGTCCCCGGTGGCTGGACGCTTAAGGGGAAGACGAGAAGTCACTCCCGATTCCACATCCCAGGCCCTACCGCTACGGATGGGGCCTGACAGCCAGCTCCAATATTGGCCCTTTTCTGCGTCTGATTTATATAATTGGAAAAATAATAACCCTGCTTTTTCGAAGGATCCCTCTAGGCTCACTGCATTGATAGAGTCTATTTTAGTGACtcaccagcccacctgggatgattgccaacagctgCTCCAGACGCTGCTGACCACTGAGGAAAAGCAGCGGGTTGTCATAGAGGCACGTAAAAATGTTCCAGGAGACGATGGACAACCCACCCAGCTGCCACACAGAATAGATGCGGCTTTTCCCTTGGAGCGACCGGATTGGGACTTCTCCACTGAGCGCGGTAGGGAACGCCTACGTCAATATCGCCAGTTGCTCATGGCGGGTCTCCGTGGGGCCGCAAAGCGCCCAACTAATTTGGCCCAGGTTAAATTAGTGACTCAAAAGTCTGAAgaatctccctctgccttcctagaaCGCCTCAAGGAGGCATATCGTGTGTATACTCCCTACGATCCAGATAGTCCGGATCAGGCAACTAACTTAGCCATGTCTTTCATTTGGCAGTCAGCCCCAGATATTAGACGGAAGTTAGAAAGACTTGACAATTTAAGAGAGAATACAGtgcaggatttgctgaaggaggcagagcgGATTTATaacaagagagagacacaggaagaaaggGACGAAAGGctgaagagagaggcagaagaaagggagaatgacagggAGCGGAAGAGAAATAAAGAGTTTAGCAGGTTGTTGGCCACTGTAGTGACAGAACAAAGGCAGAGTAGACAGGACCTGGGAGGCCGTAGGGGTCCCCGACTGGACAAGGATCAATGCGCCTACTGCAAGGAAAGAGGGCATTGGGCCCGAGACTGTTCCAAGAAGCCAAAGGGCCACCAAAAGGGACCTCAAAGACCCAAGCCTCAGACCAATTTGCTCAATCTGGAAGACTAGGGGTGTCGGGGTCAGGAGCCTCCCCCTGAACCCAGGATGACTCTTAACGTGGGGGGGCAGCCTGTCACCTTCCTGGTGGACACCGGAGCCCAACATTCGGTACTCACCACCTCACCGGGACCCCTAACTGACAAATCAGCATGGGTTCAAGGAGCAACCGGAGGAAAGAGGTACCGTTGGACTACCGAGAGGAAGGTACAACTCGCCACCGGTAAGGTAACTCACTCCTTTTTGCACGTCCCTGATTGTCCCTACCCCCTGCTGGGGAGAGACCTACTTATGAAACTTAGGGCACAAATCCACTTTGAGGGGACTAAAGCCCATATTACCGGGCCGCAGGGACAGCCCTTGCATGTGCTAACCATGCACTTACAAGATGAGTACCGGCTCCACGAGCCTGAGAAACCTGAGTCGCAGGATGTGACTAGTTGGCTAGAGAAATTTCCCCTGGCTTGGGCGGAGACTGGAGGAATGGGTCTCGCCATTCACCAACCGCCCTTGGTGATTGCTCTAAAGGCATCTGCGACTCCTGTCTCTATCAAACAATATCCAATGTCACATGAGGCCTACCAGGGAATCAGACCCCACATTCAGAGACTTTTAGATCAGGGCATATTGGTACCGTGCCAATCTCCTTGGAATACGCCTCTCCTTCCAGTCAAAAAGCCAGGAACAGGAGATTATCGCCCAGTACAGGACTTAAGGGAAGTCAACAAAAGAGTGGAGGACATACACCCCACAGTCCCCAACCCATACAATCTGTTGACTGGGCTTCCCCCGAGATATGTTTGGTATACAGTCCTGGACCTCAAGGATGCTTTCTTCTGTTTGAGGCTCCACCCAAAGAGCCAATCTCTTTTTGCCTTTGAGTGGAAGGATCCAGAGCTGGGAATATCGGGCCAGCTTACTTGGACAAGATTACCACAGGGGTTCAAAAACAGCCCCACCCTTTTCGATGAAGCTCTACACCGGGACTTGGCTGACTTCAGGGTCCATCACCCTACCCTAATTTTACTCCAGTATGTGGATGACCTCctcctggctgcagaaactgagaAAGAATGTAAGGAGGGAACAGAGGCCCTTTTGAGAACTTTAGAAATTCTAGGATACAGGGCCTCAGCCAAAAAGGCCCAGATTTGCCAAAGACAAGTTACTTATTTGGGATACCAGATCAAAAATGGGCAAAGGTGGCTGACCGAGGCACGGAAACAGACAATTTTGGGAATTCCAGAACCCAAAAATCCGAGGCAGTTAAGAGAGTTCCTAGGTACGGCGGGGTTTTGCCGCCTCTGGATCCCGGGGTTTGCAGAGATGGCCGCACCACTCTACCCCCTTACCAAACAAGGAACTCTCTTCACTTGGGGGGATGAACAACAGAGGGCCTACGCATCAATAAAAGAGGCCCTGCTAACTTCCCCTGCATTAGGATTGCCGGATTTAAACAAGCCCTTTGAGTTGTTCGTGGACGAGAGACAAGGGTATGCTAGAGGAGTCCTAACTCAAGGACTCCTCTACCTGTCTAAGAAACTCGACCCAGTGGCCTCAGGTTGGCCCCCTTGCCTACGGATGGTGGCTGCGATCGCCCTCTTGCTCAAGGACTCTGGCAAACTGACTATGGGGCAGCCAGTAACTATCCTGGCTCCACATGCGGTTGAGGCCCTGGTAAAACAACCTCCGGGCCGATGGCTCTCTAATGCCCGCATGACTCATTACCAGGCTCTGTTACTAGACACTGAGAGAGTGCAATTTGGTCCTGTGGTAGCCCTCAACCCAGCAACGCTGCTTCCCCTACCAGAAGGTCCAGAAGTTCATGATTGTCTCCAGATACTTACAGAGGTACATGGCACCCGACCTGACCTAACTGACCAACCCCTTTCGGAGGCCGACTTCACCTGGTTCACCGACGGGAGCAGTTTCCTGGACAACGGAGAGCGGAGAGCAGGGGCTGCGGTCACCACCGAAACTGAGGTAATATGGGCCAAGGCCCTACCACCTGGAACCTCAGCTCAACGGGCCGAACTCATCGCCCTGACCCAAGCCCTCCGAATGGCGGAAGGTAAGAAGCTAAATGTCTATACAGACAGCCGTTATGCCTTTGCTACTGCTCATATCCATGGAGAAATATATCGAAGAAGGGGACTGCTTACCTCCGAAGggaaagagattaaaaataagaCGGAGATATTGGCCTTGTTAGAGGCTTTGTTCTTACCCTCGAGGCTGAGCATTATTCATTGCCCAGGTCACCAAAAGGGGGACAGCTTGGAAGCCAGGGGCAACCGCTTGGCGGACATGACAGCCAGGGAAGTAGCGATGCAAGGAAATTCAGAGGCTCCCCGCCTCATGGCCATAGATCTGGCCATGGCAGAGGCCCACTCCGTCCAAAAACCCTCCTTCCATTTCCATTATACTGAGGAAGACCAAAACCTCCTCAAAGGAATGGGGGCCACATACAACCCCACAACAAGACTCTGGACTTTGAACGAGCGACCTGTGTGGCCCCTACAACAGACCCGGGACCTGATCAAGTATCTCCATCAACTGACCCATCTTAGCTCCAAAAAGATGAAAACCCTCCTGGACAGAGAGGAAAACGCCCACTATCTGCTAGGTAAAGATAAAATCCTACAAGAAGTAGCTGAAGAATGCACGGCATGTGCCCGAGTCAATGCAAGCTGCAACAAGATCGGTGCGGGGGTCAGGGTCCGAGGACACCGCCCTGGCACTCATTGGGAGATAGACTTCACCGAGGTGAAACCTGGACTCTATGGGTACCGGTACTTACTGGTATTTATAGACACTTTTTCTGGGTGGGCAGAAGCCTACCCTACTAAACATGAGACTGCCAGAGTTGTCACCAAGAAACTTTTAGAAGAAATCTTCCCTAGGTATGGAATGCCGCAAGTACTGGGCTCTGACAACGGGCCTGCCTTCGTCTCCCAGGTAAGTCAGTCAGTGGCCACATTGTTGGGGAttgattggaaattacattgtgcataCCGCCCCCAGAGCTCAGGGCAGGTAGAACGTATGAATAGAACTATTAAGGAGACTTTAACCAAATTAACGCTTGCAACTGGCGCTAAGGACTGGGTATCCCTCCTTCCCCTAGCGTTGTATAGGGCTCGAAACACTCCGGGCCCCCATGGGCTCACTCCTTTTGAGATCTTGTATGGCGCCCCGCCACCAGCTGCCCATTTCTTTGACTCTGGAATAGCCTCCTTTGCTGATACCCCCTCTCTTCAAGCTCATTTGCAGGCTCTACAGCTTGTGCAACGGGAGGTTTGGAAGCCTCTGGCGGCCGCGTATCGAGAGCAGCTAAGTCAACCTGCGGTCCCGCACAAATTCCAGATTGGAGACGTGGTTTGGGTACGGCGACACCAGACAAGGAACCTGGAACCACGCTGGAAAGGACCTTACACTGTTCTGCTGACGACACCCACAGCTCTGAAAGTAGACGGCATCTCCGCCTGGGTCCACGCCTCCCACGTCAAGGCCGCCACCCCTGAGCAGCCGCCTGACGCCTCAGACTCGGGAACCCGATGGAAACTCCACCGCACTCAAAATCCTCTCAAGATAAGACTGACTCGGGGGGGGAAACCCTAA